Proteins from one Neodiprion fabricii isolate iyNeoFabr1 chromosome 5, iyNeoFabr1.1, whole genome shotgun sequence genomic window:
- the LOC124183261 gene encoding laccase-like, whose protein sequence is KSTRACSLCTPNITNDLDDTCQCVTADGVERTILAVNRMLPGPSIQVCQGDKIVVDVENLMQGMETTIHWHGIYQTGTPYQDGVPFVTQCPIATGLTHRYQFMATNQGTHFWHSHDALQKMDGIYGSLIVREPPQSDPNSHLYDYDTPSTVMVISDWSHLEATERYPGLLGTPGQAAEAVLIHGRGQWMNQTSKVTTTSPLAVYTVKQGKRYRFRMINAFCTVCPAELSFQNHDMTVIASDGEHLQPVSATILTSYAGERYDFIIDASQAVGTYWIRVRAVGECSGPAVQQYGILRYEGGPDLPTSEQLLYSQSFAQGLILNPANSNVCSSSTQPIDGNLCASGFRSALPVDKEILKSVPDFKFYLPSGFVIFPNTEVFTPNTYLQYYVPPQRVAIASVINNISFVSPPAPLISQRNHIPLKSICNGENLPKNCDGSYCACTHVLSVPLNAVVEIVFCDTVPQSGLSHPFHLHGNAFRIIGMGASADPSVTVLNATTIRDLDRRGLLVRNFDQPPTKDTAIIPSNGYLITRFLANNPGYWLYHCHFVFHSITGMEVVIQVGNVTDIPPVPQNFPTCGDYLPKILPISK, encoded by the exons AAATCAACCAGGGCTTGCAGCCTGTGTACTCCCAACATCACGAATGACCTGGATGACACTTGTCAATGCGTCACTGCTGACGGCGTGGAAAGAACCATTCTAGCCGTGAACAGAATGTTACCCGGACCCTCGATTCAGGTTTGTCAGGGTGACAAGATCGTCGTTGACGTTGAGAATTTAATGCAAGGCATGGAAACCACCATTCATTGGCATGGAATATATCAGACAGGAACACCTTACCAAGATGGAGTACCTTTCGTGACTCAATGCCCTATTGCGACCGGACTGACGCACAG ATATCAGTTTATGGCCACAAATCAAGGCACACACTTTTGGCACTCTCatgatgctctacaaaaaatgGATGGCATATACGGTTCCTTGATCGTTCGTGAACCACCCCAATCGGATCCCAACAGCCATCTCTACGACTACGATACACCGTCGACAGTCATGGTTATTAGCGACTGGTCGCACCTAGAGGCTACTGAACGTTATCCAGGACTTCTGGGTACCCCGGGTCAAGCCGCAGAGGCAGTGCTGATACATGGAAGAGGACAGTGGATG AATCAGACTAGCAAGGTTACAACCACTTCACCACTGGCGGTGTATACAGTGAAACAGGGTAAAAGATACCGATTTAGAATGATCAATGCTTTCTGCACGGTTTGTCCTGCTGAATTAAGTTTCCAGAATCATGACATGACCGTCATCGCATCAGACGGAGAACATTTGCAGCCCGTTAGTGCTACCATCTTAACATCGTACGCAG GAGAACGATACGATTTTATAATAGACGCCAGTCAAGCGGTGGGCACCTATTGGATTCGAGTACGTGCTGTCGGGGAATGCAGTGGTCCAGCTGTTCAGCAATACGGTATTCTTCGCTACGAAGGTGGGCCTGATCTCCCCACTTCTGAACAACTACTGTACAGTCAAAGCTTTGCCCAGGGACTc ATCCTCAATCCGGCGAACTCAAACGTCTGTTCCTCCTCGACGCAACCAATTGACGGTAATTTGTGCGCGAGCGGATTTAGAAGTGCTCTTCCTGTGGACAAGGAGATTCTTAAATCGGTCCCAGACTTCAAATTCTACCTGCCATCAGGGTTCGTGATATTCCCAAATACGGAAGTATTTACACCGAACACTTACCTACAATATTACG TTCCCCCACAACGTGTTGCCATCGCATCAGTTATTAACAACATCTCGTTCGTTTCTCCACCCGCACCACTGATTTCCCAGCGTAACCACATTCCCTTGAAATCAATCTGCAATGGAGAAAATCTCCCCAAAAATTGTGATGGGTCTTATTGCGCCTGCACACATGTCCTGAGCGTACCCTTGAATGCCGTTGTCGAAATCGTCTTCTGTGACACAG TTCCGCAATCCGGTCTCTCCCATCCATTTCATTTACACGGGAACGCCTTCCGCATCATTGGCATGGGTGCATCCGCCGACCCAAGCGTCACGGTACTGAATGCGACAACCATTCGTGATCTCGACAGGAGGGGTCTTCTGGTTAGGAACTTTGATCAGCCTCCTACCAAAGATACCGCTATAATACCTTCTAACGGATACTTGATTACGAGATTCCTTGCTAATAATCCTG GCTACTGGCTATACCACTGTCATTTCGTGTTCCACTCGATCACCGGCATGGAGGTTGTCATACAAGTCGGTAATGTGACAGATATTCCACCAGTCCCACAAAACTTCCCCACTTGCGGGGACTACTTGCCGAAAATATTGCCTATCAGCAAATAA